One Aquisediminimonas profunda genomic region harbors:
- a CDS encoding phasin family protein: MASVPADKATKIEVEPVVATPVAEAKPEVAVVAPVVEAKPVATPVAATPKVEAKPAAKPVTASPKIAAKVAAKTAPKAKKTSAPKAVKAKRIPSPKAANLAAPKGLKTMTDTVKQVEETMKKATAEFSEKATEALKDVNSRAKAAFEKVGTLAKDATEFNKANIEAFVESAKIAAKGAQTAAQAAAEYGRKNFEATSTLVKSAAAVKSPTELFKLQGDFARSQFDGAVAEMSKSSERYLKLVGEIFQPIQSRYSVAAEEIKSRLAA; the protein is encoded by the coding sequence ATGGCCAGCGTTCCCGCCGACAAGGCAACCAAGATCGAAGTCGAACCGGTGGTCGCGACGCCGGTGGCGGAAGCCAAACCAGAAGTTGCGGTCGTAGCCCCTGTGGTCGAGGCCAAGCCTGTCGCGACGCCCGTTGCCGCCACACCCAAGGTTGAAGCTAAACCGGCTGCAAAGCCTGTCACCGCGTCTCCGAAGATTGCCGCCAAGGTTGCCGCAAAGACGGCTCCCAAGGCCAAGAAGACCTCTGCCCCAAAGGCAGTCAAGGCAAAGCGTATCCCATCACCCAAAGCGGCGAACCTTGCCGCGCCAAAAGGACTGAAGACCATGACCGATACCGTAAAGCAGGTTGAAGAAACCATGAAGAAGGCCACTGCAGAATTCAGCGAGAAGGCCACCGAAGCGCTCAAGGACGTCAACAGCCGTGCAAAGGCTGCCTTTGAAAAGGTTGGCACCCTCGCCAAGGACGCGACCGAGTTCAACAAGGCGAACATCGAAGCCTTCGTCGAGTCGGCCAAGATCGCTGCAAAGGGCGCACAGACCGCTGCTCAGGCTGCTGCCGAATATGGCCGCAAGAATTTCGAAGCGACCTCGACGCTCGTCAAGTCGGCTGCTGCCGTCAAGTCGCCTACCGAACTGTTCAAGCTCCAGGGTGATTTCGCTCGCAGCCAGTTCGACGGCGCAGTTGCCGAAATGTCGAAGTCGAGCGAGCGTTATCTGAAGCTTGTCGGCGAGATCTTCCAGCCGATCCAGAGCCGTTATTCGGTTGCTGCTGAAGAGATCAAGTCCCGTCTCGCTGCCTAA
- a CDS encoding GNAT family N-acetyltransferase, with translation MIDMKALLAPMDDGEIHLEQLADQHREGLRAACAADQEIWQIYPANMTGAGFDPAFDAILANPNRSPFALIVDSVVIGMSGYLNFALDRQAVEIGGTYIAPATRGTGINGRIKRLLLNRAFDCGIRRVEFRIDERNGRSQAAVLKLGAVKEGILRAERITWTGHVRDTAVFSILAEEWASHT, from the coding sequence ATGATCGACATGAAGGCTTTGCTCGCCCCGATGGATGACGGCGAAATTCACCTCGAGCAGTTGGCCGATCAGCATCGCGAAGGGCTGCGCGCAGCCTGCGCCGCTGACCAGGAAATCTGGCAAATCTATCCAGCAAACATGACAGGCGCAGGATTTGATCCAGCCTTCGACGCGATCCTCGCGAACCCCAACCGAAGCCCATTTGCCCTCATTGTCGACAGTGTCGTCATCGGCATGTCAGGATATCTCAATTTCGCGTTGGACCGGCAAGCGGTAGAGATTGGCGGAACATATATCGCGCCTGCAACACGCGGCACCGGCATTAACGGCCGAATCAAGCGACTCTTGCTCAACCGCGCCTTTGACTGCGGGATACGTCGGGTCGAATTTCGGATCGATGAACGCAACGGCCGTTCGCAAGCCGCTGTTCTGAAGCTAGGCGCTGTGAAAGAGGGCATTTTGCGCGCCGAACGGATTACCTGGACGGGCCATGTCCGCGACACAGCAGTTTTCTCAATTCTTGCCGAAGAATGGGCATCGCACACTTAG
- the rbfA gene encoding 30S ribosome-binding factor RbfA — protein MSLQANESRSVRVLRVGEQVRHVLSEILMRGEVHDDVLTSHPVSITEVRMSPDLRHATVFVKPLLGKDEDAVIKALRTNTAYLQREVAARVRQKYAARLKFLADESFDEGTHIEQLLRAPQVAQDLGSDD, from the coding sequence GTGAGCCTGCAAGCCAACGAATCCCGCTCCGTCCGCGTGCTGCGCGTGGGCGAGCAGGTGCGCCACGTATTGTCCGAAATCTTGATGCGCGGCGAAGTACATGACGATGTGCTCACCAGCCATCCGGTATCAATCACGGAAGTTCGCATGTCGCCCGATTTGCGGCATGCGACGGTCTTCGTGAAGCCACTGCTTGGCAAGGACGAGGACGCCGTGATCAAGGCGCTCAGGACCAACACGGCTTATCTGCAACGTGAAGTGGCGGCACGGGTGCGCCAGAAATATGCGGCCCGCCTGAAGTTCCTGGCTGACGAAAGTTTCGACGAGGGCACCCACATCGAACAGTTGTTGCGCGCGCCGCAGGTTGCACAGGATCTCGGCAGCGACGACTGA
- the infB gene encoding translation initiation factor IF-2, with the protein MSDTEKPKLGMRAPLGIKRTVETGQVKQSFSHGRQNTVVVEVKRRRILGKPGEAEAAPIVETKVEAAPPPPPPPPPPAPKAPAEPQLSRKEIQEKLLREAEEARMAALEGARRREEQAKQQVSGDEKRRAEENRKAEEAAVEAARLALEEEARQAALAAEREANAPAPTVVAAPIADDDDRPRRHGAGAPPRREPERPTRGRGVDDRRQSGKLTVSRALDDGEGARARSLAALKRAREKEKRSHMQGGPAVKQVRDVSVPEAITVQELANRMAERGADLVKALFKMGMPVTLTQTIDQDTAELLVTEFGHNITRVSDADIDIVHDEDVDAPETLKARPPVVAIMGHVDHGKTSLLDALRGTDVVAGEAGGITQHIGAYQLTMKDKSKITFLDTPGHEAFTEMRARGANVTDIVVIVVAADDGPKPQTVEAINHVKAAGVPMIVAITKIDKHEADPQKVREQLLQYEVIVESLSGDVQEVEVSAKTKQGLDTLIEKIQLQAELSELRANPDRPAEGKVIEAKLDKGRGPVATILVQRGTLRTGDIFVVGAESGRVRAMVNDKGQQITEAGPSLPVEVLGLSGVPSAGDTLSVVESEARAREVASYRAGEATKKRTGSGPASLESMFSALKEKQAQEYPLVIKGDVQGTVEAIVGSLAKIPNQDIRARVLHSGVGGITESDVTLAKASGAPIIGFNVRANAKAREIAEKSGVALKYYDVIYDLLDDIRAGMAGQLGPEYFETVVGRAEIREVFPAGKHGKAAGLLVTEGYIRKALRARVTRDDVIIYNGSIASLRRFKDDVPEVRAGLECGITLEATTDIKPGDFLETFEVEERERTL; encoded by the coding sequence ATGAGCGATACGGAAAAGCCGAAACTGGGAATGCGCGCACCGCTTGGCATCAAGCGGACGGTTGAGACTGGCCAGGTGAAGCAAAGCTTCAGCCATGGGCGGCAGAACACTGTTGTTGTGGAAGTCAAACGCCGCCGCATCCTGGGCAAGCCCGGCGAGGCCGAGGCCGCACCGATTGTCGAGACCAAGGTCGAGGCTGCGCCTCCGCCCCCTCCACCCCCTCCGCCGCCTGCCCCAAAGGCGCCGGCCGAGCCCCAGCTCTCCCGCAAGGAGATCCAGGAAAAGCTGCTTCGCGAAGCTGAGGAAGCGCGCATGGCTGCGCTCGAAGGTGCTCGTCGCCGCGAGGAACAGGCAAAGCAGCAAGTCTCCGGAGACGAGAAACGCCGGGCAGAAGAAAACCGCAAGGCTGAAGAAGCGGCGGTTGAAGCCGCGCGGCTCGCGCTGGAAGAAGAAGCAAGGCAAGCAGCGCTGGCCGCTGAACGGGAGGCCAATGCACCGGCACCTACGGTAGTGGCCGCCCCTATCGCGGACGATGACGATCGGCCGCGCCGCCACGGCGCTGGAGCGCCGCCACGTCGTGAACCCGAACGCCCAACCCGAGGTCGTGGCGTTGATGATCGTCGTCAGTCAGGCAAGCTGACTGTCAGCCGTGCACTTGACGACGGCGAAGGGGCCCGTGCCCGTTCACTCGCTGCCCTGAAGCGCGCGCGCGAAAAGGAAAAGCGCAGCCACATGCAAGGCGGCCCAGCCGTCAAGCAGGTCCGCGATGTCAGCGTTCCGGAAGCCATCACAGTGCAGGAATTGGCCAACCGCATGGCAGAACGCGGTGCAGACCTTGTGAAAGCGCTGTTCAAGATGGGAATGCCCGTCACCCTGACGCAGACGATCGATCAGGATACGGCCGAACTGCTCGTCACCGAATTCGGCCACAACATCACCCGCGTGTCTGATGCCGATATCGACATTGTGCATGATGAAGATGTCGATGCGCCCGAAACACTGAAGGCACGCCCGCCGGTCGTAGCGATCATGGGGCATGTCGATCACGGCAAGACCTCGCTGCTCGATGCATTGCGCGGCACGGATGTTGTTGCTGGTGAAGCAGGCGGCATCACCCAGCACATCGGCGCCTATCAGCTGACGATGAAGGACAAGTCGAAGATCACCTTCCTTGATACGCCGGGTCACGAAGCCTTTACGGAAATGCGGGCCCGCGGTGCGAATGTGACGGACATTGTCGTCATTGTTGTTGCAGCCGATGACGGTCCGAAGCCGCAAACGGTTGAAGCAATCAACCATGTGAAAGCCGCGGGCGTACCGATGATTGTCGCGATCACGAAGATCGACAAGCATGAGGCCGATCCACAAAAGGTTCGCGAACAGCTTCTGCAATATGAGGTTATCGTGGAATCGCTTTCTGGCGACGTTCAGGAAGTCGAAGTTTCTGCAAAGACGAAGCAGGGCCTCGATACGCTGATCGAGAAGATCCAGCTGCAGGCGGAACTGTCCGAACTGAGAGCCAATCCCGACCGACCAGCCGAAGGCAAGGTCATTGAAGCCAAGCTCGACAAGGGCCGCGGCCCGGTTGCCACGATCCTCGTCCAACGCGGGACATTGCGGACCGGGGATATTTTTGTGGTCGGCGCCGAAAGCGGGCGCGTTCGCGCGATGGTCAATGACAAGGGTCAGCAGATTACCGAAGCGGGGCCCTCACTTCCTGTTGAAGTGCTTGGACTGAGCGGCGTTCCCTCGGCTGGGGATACGCTGTCCGTGGTCGAAAGCGAAGCGCGCGCCCGCGAAGTTGCGTCCTATCGCGCTGGCGAAGCAACGAAGAAGCGCACAGGCTCCGGACCAGCCAGCCTGGAATCAATGTTCTCGGCGTTGAAGGAAAAACAGGCGCAGGAATATCCGCTTGTCATCAAGGGCGATGTTCAAGGGACGGTCGAAGCCATTGTCGGCAGTCTAGCCAAGATTCCGAACCAGGACATTCGGGCACGCGTTCTCCACTCGGGCGTTGGCGGCATTACCGAAAGCGATGTGACACTGGCCAAGGCATCAGGTGCTCCGATTATCGGCTTCAACGTTCGCGCAAATGCCAAGGCGCGGGAAATTGCCGAAAAGAGTGGCGTCGCCCTCAAATATTACGATGTCATCTATGACCTTCTCGACGATATTCGCGCCGGAATGGCTGGCCAGCTTGGCCCCGAATATTTCGAAACGGTTGTGGGCCGCGCAGAAATCCGGGAAGTCTTCCCGGCGGGCAAGCATGGCAAGGCAGCAGGTCTTCTTGTCACCGAAGGTTATATTCGCAAAGCGTTGCGTGCCCGCGTTACGCGCGACGATGTTATCATCTACAATGGCTCGATCGCTTCGCTCCGGCGCTTCAAAGACGATGTTCCAGAGGTCCGCGCCGGCCTTGAATGCGGCATCACGCTCGAGGCGACGACCGACATCAAGCCGGGTGATTTCCTCGAAACCTTCGAAGTCGAGGAGCGCGAACGGACGCTGTGA
- a CDS encoding DUF448 domain-containing protein, which produces MRSPQHEPANEPERRCIISGDRTPKGGLIRLALGPDGEVAPDVRARAPGRGAWIGVDRAELETALSKGKLRGALIRAFKTSAVNVPADLPARTEAALERAALDRLGLEARSGSLVTGSDRIADAARKGQVLLLLHASDAGEDGNRKLDQAWRVGSDLEGSGKVGLVLEANRTILSKALGRENVVHLAVTDRAAAARISAALDRWHGFIGRELSALPCETRSQGSQARGADLD; this is translated from the coding sequence ATGCGGTCGCCCCAGCATGAGCCGGCAAATGAACCCGAGCGCCGCTGCATAATCAGTGGTGATCGCACGCCGAAGGGAGGTCTCATACGCCTTGCCCTCGGTCCGGATGGCGAAGTGGCTCCCGATGTCCGTGCGCGGGCGCCGGGGCGCGGCGCATGGATTGGCGTCGACAGGGCGGAGCTTGAGACAGCGCTTTCGAAGGGCAAGCTCAGGGGCGCCTTGATTCGTGCGTTCAAGACCAGCGCTGTGAACGTGCCGGCGGATCTTCCTGCGCGCACCGAGGCTGCACTGGAACGCGCAGCACTGGACCGGCTTGGTCTGGAAGCGCGCTCCGGCTCACTCGTGACGGGTTCCGACAGGATCGCGGACGCGGCACGGAAGGGTCAGGTTCTGCTTCTCTTGCACGCGAGCGATGCAGGTGAGGACGGAAATCGAAAGCTGGACCAGGCATGGCGCGTCGGGTCGGACCTGGAAGGATCTGGCAAGGTAGGGTTGGTTCTGGAAGCAAACCGCACTATATTGTCAAAAGCACTGGGGCGGGAAAATGTGGTCCATCTCGCAGTGACAGATCGGGCTGCTGCTGCTCGCATCTCTGCTGCACTGGATCGCTGGCATGGATTTATCGGGCGCGAATTGAGCGCTTTACCTTGCGAAACGCGTTCGCAAGGTTCACAGGCGCGCGGCGCGGACTTGGATTGA
- the nusA gene encoding transcription termination factor NusA: protein MSSPISANKAELLAIADSVAREKLIDKAIVLEAMEDAIQRAARARYGAENDIRAKIDPASGDMRLWRVVEVVEQVDDYFKQVNLKDAEKLQPGSAVGDFIVDPLPPIEFGRIAAQAAKQVIFQKVRDAERERQYEEFKDRAGEIITGVVKRVEFGHVVVDLGRAEGVIRRDAQIPREVARVGDRVRSLILRVVRENRGPQIFLSRAHPDFMKKLFAQEVPEIYDGVIEIKAAARDPGSRAKIGVISRDGSIDPVGACVGMKGSRVQAVVQEMQGEKIDIIPWSEDTATFVVNALQPATVSRVVIDEEEGRIEVVVPDDQLSLAIGRRGQNVRLASQLTNSAIDIMTETDASEKRQREFVENSEMFQNELDVDETLAQLLVAEGFGALEEVAYVGVEELASIEGFDEELAAELQSRAQEALDRREEANRAERRTLGVEDAIAEMPHLTEAMLVTLGKAGIKTLDDLADLATDELIQKKRVDPRRKAGTAEPKGGVLAEYNLTEEQGNEIIMAARAHWFEEEGDADAVAPA, encoded by the coding sequence ATGTCCAGCCCGATTTCAGCCAACAAGGCAGAATTGCTCGCAATCGCGGACTCGGTCGCGCGAGAGAAGCTGATCGACAAGGCCATTGTGCTCGAAGCGATGGAAGACGCAATTCAGCGCGCCGCACGTGCTCGCTATGGCGCGGAAAACGACATCCGCGCAAAGATAGACCCGGCCTCCGGCGATATGCGCCTGTGGCGCGTTGTCGAAGTCGTTGAGCAGGTTGACGACTATTTCAAGCAGGTAAACCTGAAGGATGCCGAAAAGCTCCAGCCGGGGTCGGCCGTTGGGGATTTCATCGTCGATCCCCTGCCCCCGATCGAATTCGGGCGCATTGCAGCGCAAGCTGCGAAGCAAGTCATTTTCCAGAAGGTCCGCGACGCGGAGCGCGAACGCCAGTATGAGGAATTCAAGGATCGCGCGGGAGAAATCATTACCGGTGTCGTGAAACGGGTCGAGTTTGGCCATGTCGTCGTTGATCTTGGCCGCGCTGAAGGCGTGATCCGTCGTGATGCCCAGATTCCTCGCGAAGTGGCGCGCGTTGGAGACCGCGTCCGTTCGTTGATCTTGCGCGTTGTGCGCGAAAACCGGGGGCCGCAAATCTTCCTCAGCCGCGCGCATCCCGATTTCATGAAGAAGCTGTTCGCGCAGGAAGTGCCCGAAATCTATGATGGCGTGATCGAGATCAAGGCCGCTGCCCGCGATCCGGGCAGCCGCGCCAAGATCGGTGTCATCAGCCGCGACGGATCAATCGATCCGGTCGGTGCCTGCGTTGGCATGAAGGGCAGCCGCGTGCAGGCCGTCGTCCAGGAAATGCAAGGCGAAAAGATCGACATCATTCCCTGGAGCGAGGATACAGCGACGTTTGTCGTCAACGCACTCCAGCCCGCAACTGTCAGCCGCGTCGTTATCGACGAAGAAGAGGGTCGGATCGAAGTGGTTGTGCCCGATGACCAGCTGAGCCTGGCAATCGGGCGGCGCGGCCAGAATGTTCGTCTTGCTTCACAGCTGACGAATTCTGCAATCGACATCATGACCGAAACAGACGCCAGTGAGAAGCGTCAGCGCGAGTTCGTCGAGAATTCGGAAATGTTCCAGAATGAGCTCGACGTCGATGAAACCTTGGCTCAGCTGCTGGTCGCCGAAGGCTTCGGTGCCCTGGAAGAAGTGGCCTATGTTGGCGTCGAAGAACTCGCCAGCATCGAAGGGTTCGACGAAGAGCTGGCGGCCGAATTGCAGAGCCGGGCGCAGGAAGCGCTCGACCGCCGCGAGGAAGCCAATCGCGCCGAACGTCGCACTTTGGGCGTCGAGGATGCAATTGCAGAAATGCCGCACCTGACCGAAGCCATGCTCGTCACCCTGGGCAAGGCTGGAATCAAGACGCTTGATGACCTTGCCGATCTCGCAACTGACGAATTGATCCAGAAGAAGCGTGTCGATCCGCGGCGCAAGGCCGGCACCGCTGAACCAAAGGGCGGTGTGCTCGCCGAATATAATTTGACCGAAGAGCAGGGCAACGAGATCATCATGGCTGCCCGTGCACATTGGTTCGAGGAAGAGGGAGACGCGGATGCGGTCGCCCCAGCATGA
- the rimP gene encoding ribosome maturation protein RimP, with translation MADIAALTKLIEPHATAMGLRLVRVAMFGGKSDPTLQIMAERPDTRQLVIEDCAELSRRISDTLDEVDPIEEAYRLEVSSPGIDRPLTRISDYDDWAGFDARLRLSETIEGRKQVDGRIGGLDGDTVLITTPKTRETLRIPFTSIASGKLLLTDALIKATAPLSTEGVDTISQER, from the coding sequence ATGGCGGACATCGCCGCATTGACGAAGCTGATAGAACCTCATGCAACTGCAATGGGGCTCAGGCTTGTGCGCGTTGCGATGTTCGGAGGTAAGTCCGACCCGACACTCCAGATTATGGCGGAACGCCCTGATACACGCCAGCTAGTGATCGAGGATTGTGCGGAGCTCTCCCGCCGCATCTCTGACACGCTTGATGAGGTCGATCCGATCGAAGAGGCCTATCGACTCGAAGTCAGCTCGCCGGGCATAGACCGTCCGCTGACGCGCATTTCGGACTATGATGACTGGGCGGGATTCGATGCCCGGCTAAGGCTTTCGGAGACGATCGAGGGCCGGAAGCAAGTCGACGGACGTATCGGAGGCTTGGATGGCGATACCGTTCTCATCACGACGCCAAAGACCCGCGAAACGCTTCGCATTCCATTCACCAGCATTGCCAGCGGCAAGCTCCTGCTGACCGATGCATTGATCAAGGCCACGGCGCCGCTCTCCACCGAGGGCGTCGACACGATTTCACAAGAGAGGTAG
- the trmB gene encoding tRNA (guanine(46)-N(7))-methyltransferase TrmB produces MSDPTTIGRLYGRRQGHKLRAGQAGLVEVLLPQISVPEGALDSRALFGDDRPLQLEIGFGAGEHLAGQAKLHSGHGLIGCEPFINGVVGALQHIQAEDIKNVRLHMGDALDVLARLPDASLDRVYLLHPDPWPKARHAKRRFMNPGPLDRIATKLKPGGEFRFGTDHPVYLRWALMQMNRRSDFAWEVSGPQDFLTRPADWPETRYERKARRLGHEVWYFRYIRN; encoded by the coding sequence ATGAGTGATCCAACGACAATTGGCCGCCTTTATGGTCGGCGGCAAGGACACAAGTTGCGTGCCGGGCAAGCAGGCCTGGTGGAAGTGCTCCTCCCTCAGATCAGTGTGCCGGAAGGCGCGCTCGATTCACGCGCTCTCTTTGGGGATGATCGCCCGCTGCAACTCGAGATCGGCTTTGGTGCCGGGGAACATCTTGCCGGACAGGCAAAGCTCCATTCCGGCCATGGACTGATCGGTTGCGAACCGTTCATCAATGGCGTGGTCGGCGCGCTCCAGCATATACAGGCGGAGGACATCAAGAACGTCCGACTGCACATGGGCGATGCTCTTGACGTTCTGGCCAGACTGCCGGATGCGTCGCTTGATCGCGTCTATCTGCTTCATCCAGACCCTTGGCCCAAGGCGCGCCATGCGAAGCGGCGGTTCATGAATCCCGGCCCGCTCGACAGGATTGCGACCAAGTTGAAGCCGGGCGGAGAGTTTCGCTTCGGCACGGATCACCCGGTCTATTTGCGCTGGGCGCTCATGCAGATGAACCGCCGAAGCGATTTCGCTTGGGAGGTCAGCGGTCCCCAGGACTTTCTGACCCGGCCTGCCGACTGGCCCGAAACCCGCTATGAGCGAAAGGCCCGGCGTCTGGGGCATGAGGTCTGGTACTTCCGCTATATCCGCAACTAA
- a CDS encoding 3'(2'),5'-bisphosphate nucleotidase CysQ, which produces MTDTFLDAVSAVAREAGALAMNHWRGDFEQWEKSPGNPVSEVDLAVDQLLKQRLAELDPEAGWLSEETADSAERLLLPRVWVVDPIDGTRDFVRGRRGWAISIALVEGGRPLLGVLDAPARGEHWSAATGAGALRNGELVRPSSITTLSGARVPADVVPRMDSDLVPVEKPNSIALRMAMVAAGEADLVATLRWGFEWDIAAAALIAQEAGATVTDARGNTLRYNSTRGDAFGVLAASPGIHAEAVSRLAERANSAFAR; this is translated from the coding sequence GTGACTGACACATTTCTTGATGCCGTCAGCGCCGTCGCGCGCGAGGCGGGTGCGCTTGCCATGAACCACTGGCGAGGGGATTTTGAACAGTGGGAGAAATCGCCCGGCAATCCGGTCAGCGAAGTTGATCTTGCTGTTGACCAGTTGTTGAAGCAGCGACTTGCTGAGCTTGATCCTGAAGCCGGCTGGCTGTCTGAAGAAACCGCGGACAGTGCCGAGCGCCTTTTGCTGCCAAGGGTCTGGGTCGTTGATCCCATAGATGGGACCCGCGATTTTGTCCGCGGGCGGCGCGGCTGGGCAATTTCCATTGCGCTCGTCGAGGGCGGGCGACCCTTGCTGGGTGTGCTTGATGCACCAGCCCGCGGTGAGCATTGGAGCGCCGCCACAGGAGCGGGCGCACTTCGTAACGGCGAGCTTGTTCGTCCCAGCAGCATAACGACCCTGTCCGGGGCCAGAGTTCCAGCGGATGTCGTCCCCCGCATGGACAGCGATCTTGTGCCTGTTGAAAAGCCGAATTCGATTGCATTGCGCATGGCCATGGTCGCGGCAGGAGAAGCCGATCTGGTCGCAACACTGCGTTGGGGCTTCGAATGGGACATTGCCGCCGCCGCTCTGATTGCGCAGGAAGCAGGCGCTACGGTGACCGATGCACGCGGCAACACACTGAGATATAATTCCACGCGCGGCGATGCGTTTGGCGTGCTTGCCGCCAGCCCCGGAATCCATGCCGAAGCTGTATCTCGGCTCGCAGAGCGCGCAAATTCGGCATTTGCCCGCTGA
- a CDS encoding TldD/PmbA family protein, with protein sequence MLTNEQAKDRAADLVTRAMKAGADACDVVYSGNGATHVQMRLGVLEDVDRSEGEDIGLRVFVGSRSASASSSDLSVEAMTALAERAVAMAREAPEDPFAGLAPEDRLMRDDLPALELFDETEVHPQQLRERALAAEEAARSVMGVTNSEGASASASMAVMALATSHGFAASYCGSSHGISASVLAGEGGGMQRDYAYHSARHLADLEAPQDIGRAAGERAVARLGPIKLKSGEMPVIFDPRVGNSLLGHLAGAITGASIARKTSFLLDKLEQAVFSSGIQVIDDPLRVRGLRSRPFDGEGLATHRTQIILNGILTGWLIDSASGRQLGLSPTGHATRGGGGAPGTGTSNLHMAPGDVSPAALMADIKYGIYVNELIGMGVNGLTGDYSRGASGFLIVDGEIAGPVAEVTIAGNLKDMFAALVPANDLEFRYATNVPTLRVDGMTLAGD encoded by the coding sequence ATGCTCACGAATGAACAAGCGAAAGATCGCGCCGCTGATCTGGTCACGCGCGCAATGAAGGCAGGCGCTGATGCCTGCGATGTCGTCTATTCAGGCAATGGTGCGACCCATGTGCAGATGCGCCTTGGCGTACTGGAAGATGTCGACCGGTCGGAAGGCGAGGATATTGGCCTCAGGGTCTTCGTCGGGTCTCGCTCCGCCAGCGCGTCATCATCTGACCTGTCGGTTGAAGCCATGACGGCACTGGCCGAACGCGCGGTTGCAATGGCTCGCGAGGCGCCAGAAGATCCATTTGCGGGTCTGGCTCCGGAAGACCGACTCATGCGGGACGATCTTCCTGCACTTGAACTTTTCGACGAAACGGAGGTGCATCCTCAGCAATTGCGCGAACGCGCACTGGCTGCGGAGGAAGCCGCGCGCTCGGTCATGGGCGTTACGAACAGTGAAGGTGCCAGTGCCAGCGCTTCAATGGCGGTCATGGCGCTGGCGACAAGCCATGGTTTTGCTGCCAGCTATTGTGGCTCAAGCCACGGAATTTCGGCAAGTGTCCTTGCCGGCGAAGGTGGCGGCATGCAGCGTGACTATGCCTATCATTCCGCGCGGCATCTGGCGGATCTGGAAGCTCCGCAGGATATCGGCCGGGCGGCGGGCGAGCGAGCGGTTGCACGCCTTGGTCCGATAAAACTCAAGAGCGGGGAGATGCCTGTCATTTTCGATCCCCGTGTGGGCAACTCCTTGCTGGGGCATCTGGCCGGGGCTATTACAGGCGCTTCCATTGCCCGCAAAACAAGCTTCCTGCTCGACAAGCTGGAGCAGGCCGTCTTCTCTTCCGGCATTCAGGTGATTGATGATCCTCTGCGCGTTCGTGGATTGCGCTCTCGGCCGTTCGATGGGGAGGGCCTTGCGACCCATCGCACCCAAATCATCCTGAACGGCATCCTGACGGGTTGGTTGATTGACAGTGCATCGGGCCGCCAATTGGGCTTATCGCCGACCGGCCATGCAACCCGCGGTGGCGGTGGCGCGCCTGGTACCGGCACGTCGAACCTCCATATGGCTCCCGGCGACGTGAGCCCGGCGGCCCTTATGGCTGACATCAAATATGGCATTTACGTCAACGAACTGATTGGCATGGGCGTCAATGGACTGACGGGCGATTATAGTCGCGGTGCCTCTGGCTTCCTTATCGTCGACGGGGAAATCGCAGGCCCGGTGGCGGAAGTGACCATCGCGGGCAACCTCAAGGACATGTTTGCCGCACTTGTACCTGCCAACGATCTGGAATTTCGTTATGCCACGAACGTGCCCACCTTGCGGGTAGACGGGATGACATTGGCAGGTGACTGA